In Natronococcus occultus SP4, the following proteins share a genomic window:
- a CDS encoding DUF7344 domain-containing protein, producing the protein MDSHETVALLADTERQHVLAALFDTDDHVTVDALAAQLAARRTRAGAPARDRAELRLVHDHLPRLAAHGVIEYDRARGEVVLEDAALEPFLTDLPHSQPLPLEP; encoded by the coding sequence ATGGACAGTCATGAGACGGTCGCGCTCCTGGCCGACACCGAGCGCCAGCACGTCCTCGCAGCACTGTTCGATACCGACGACCACGTCACGGTAGACGCCCTGGCCGCCCAGCTCGCGGCCCGGCGAACGCGGGCCGGCGCGCCCGCCCGGGACCGCGCCGAGCTCCGGCTGGTCCACGACCACCTCCCGCGGCTGGCTGCCCACGGCGTGATCGAGTACGACCGGGCACGCGGGGAGGTCGTCCTTGAGGACGCCGCCCTCGAACCGTTTCTGACCGATCTGCCACACAGCCAGCCGCTCCCGCTCGAGCCGTAG
- a CDS encoding Cdc6/Cdc18 family protein, with protein MSKYDDLFAATAPDDSPFIDKGVLDPLADPPEIHARKDQERELARLLNGVHDGYLPPTVAIYGPPGTGKTLTTRRVAREFAARTDAVAVEYVNLKECRTLFSAANEILAELTGEKKGAYEGLDGVFAGIWTALEDYPDWTVLILDEIDHIRHDANYDPNDFFYRLLRGEGKLKRGIDLSVWPVSNELLEVDLHLDSRVESAMSDEAVCFPPYGERELRVVLEPRLARAFRDGAVPDAVFEYGVREAARRWGDARKALRLFRQAGEHASECGRNWLTIDCIDATLGTTEKAATIEKLCDLPVNHFLVLTGSTAWNGADGIKQPVTTGEIHDYLHRDRHPEELQLGSRTIQTIVTDLETMGLVETWIESKGRGGRQKRIETTFDPQWVHEAVTEYATDSTYLEIVISR; from the coding sequence ATGAGCAAGTACGACGACCTCTTCGCCGCGACGGCGCCCGACGACAGCCCCTTCATCGACAAGGGCGTCCTCGATCCGCTCGCCGACCCTCCGGAGATCCACGCCCGCAAGGACCAGGAACGCGAGCTGGCGCGGCTGCTCAACGGCGTCCACGACGGCTACCTCCCGCCGACGGTCGCGATCTACGGCCCACCGGGGACGGGCAAGACGCTGACGACGAGACGGGTCGCCCGGGAGTTCGCCGCCCGCACCGACGCGGTCGCCGTCGAGTACGTCAACCTCAAGGAGTGCCGGACGCTGTTCAGCGCGGCCAACGAGATCCTCGCCGAACTCACCGGTGAGAAGAAAGGCGCCTACGAGGGGTTGGACGGCGTGTTCGCGGGCATCTGGACCGCGCTCGAGGACTACCCCGACTGGACCGTGTTGATCCTGGACGAGATCGACCACATCCGCCACGACGCGAACTACGACCCCAACGACTTCTTCTACCGGCTGCTGCGCGGCGAGGGGAAGCTGAAACGGGGGATCGACCTCTCGGTGTGGCCGGTGAGCAACGAACTACTCGAGGTCGATCTCCACCTGGACAGCCGCGTCGAGAGCGCAATGAGCGACGAGGCGGTCTGCTTCCCGCCGTACGGCGAACGCGAGCTGAGAGTAGTCCTTGAGCCACGTCTCGCGCGGGCGTTCCGGGACGGGGCGGTGCCCGACGCTGTCTTTGAGTACGGCGTCCGCGAGGCCGCCCGGCGGTGGGGCGACGCTCGGAAGGCGCTGCGGCTGTTCCGCCAGGCCGGCGAGCACGCAAGCGAGTGCGGGCGCAATTGGCTGACGATCGACTGCATCGACGCGACCCTTGGGACGACCGAGAAGGCGGCGACCATCGAGAAACTGTGTGATCTCCCGGTCAATCATTTTCTGGTGCTGACGGGGAGCACTGCCTGGAACGGCGCCGACGGGATCAAACAGCCCGTTACGACGGGCGAGATCCACGACTATCTCCACCGGGACCGCCACCCCGAGGAGTTACAGCTCGGCTCACGTACTATTCAAACCATCGTCACCGACCTCGAGACGATGGGGCTCGTCGAGACGTGGATCGAATCGAAGGGCCGGGGCGGCAGACAGAAACGGATCGAGACGACGTTCGACCCGCAGTGGGTCCACGAAGCGGTCACCGAGTACGCGACCGACTCGACCTATCTCGAGATTGTCATCTCCCGGTAG
- a CDS encoding transposase, giving the protein MPIETNPPPRKVTADKGYDKQSFREVLRDFDIRPLIKHRIFAFYDHAHNARIDEQRYNQYSMTETVNSAIKRSLNFAVQARSWFREFRETALICVVYNIKRAVKQ; this is encoded by the coding sequence CTGCCGATAGAGACGAATCCGCCGCCCCGAAAGGTCACCGCCGATAAGGGCTACGACAAACAATCATTCCGTGAAGTGCTACGTGATTTCGATATTAGACCGCTAATCAAACATCGTATCTTCGCGTTCTACGATCACGCGCACAACGCCAGAATTGACGAACAACGCTACAATCAGTACTCTATGACTGAAACAGTGAATTCGGCTATCAAGCGCTCACTCAACTTTGCCGTGCAAGCGCGGTCCTGGTTCCGTGAATTCCGAGAAACCGCCCTGATATGTGTCGTCTATAACATCAAGCGAGCCGTGAAACAGTGA
- a CDS encoding ABC transporter permease, which translates to MRLSDRLVAGRTIIELGLTQLRHTPGRTVLAIGGVVLAVLSVTLLAGLGIGVVETGQDTFDDSGLEIWVTGGPGAEATTDNEVVGTQTLTDEIRDHEGVSGVVGIAMHEIYVGPQPDETELTTTVGIEGSHSQFERADEIEDGAGILSRAVVVDPAIAERHDLTVGDPVYIGASPQTVEAFTVAEIGSYAQYTGTETVALQLGTLQRTTGTASADRASFVAVTVADDVDQEAVQADLQAAHPDYDVRSSDDQFAAMVTDQALVVASGVALVGLAVVGGIALTGNLFVLVAYQQRETLSALHALGLSRAFLAGLIGIQGALIGLLGGVVALLATPVLAAALNRLSTAVLGFERLVRTGLEIYVLGLAVALVVGTAVALGAGWYAGRAVTVTSVRT; encoded by the coding sequence ATGCGCCTGAGCGATCGTCTCGTGGCGGGACGCACCATCATAGAGCTCGGCCTGACCCAGCTGCGACATACCCCCGGTCGAACCGTACTCGCGATCGGCGGCGTCGTCCTCGCGGTGCTGTCGGTAACACTGCTTGCAGGACTCGGGATCGGCGTCGTCGAGACGGGACAGGACACGTTCGACGACTCCGGACTCGAGATCTGGGTCACGGGCGGGCCCGGAGCGGAGGCGACGACCGATAACGAGGTCGTCGGGACACAGACGCTGACCGACGAGATCCGCGACCACGAGGGGGTCTCGGGGGTCGTCGGGATCGCGATGCACGAGATCTACGTCGGCCCGCAGCCCGATGAGACCGAACTGACCACTACTGTCGGCATCGAGGGCTCACACAGTCAGTTCGAGCGAGCGGATGAGATTGAAGACGGTGCAGGGATACTTTCGAGGGCCGTCGTCGTCGATCCTGCTATCGCAGAACGCCACGATCTCACGGTCGGCGATCCCGTCTATATCGGGGCAAGCCCACAGACTGTCGAGGCGTTCACCGTCGCCGAGATCGGCTCCTACGCCCAGTACACCGGGACCGAAACGGTCGCCCTCCAGCTCGGAACGCTCCAGAGAACGACTGGGACCGCCAGTGCGGACCGGGCCTCGTTCGTCGCCGTCACCGTCGCGGACGATGTTGATCAGGAGGCCGTCCAAGCCGATCTCCAGGCCGCTCACCCCGACTACGACGTCCGCAGTAGCGACGATCAGTTCGCCGCGATGGTCACCGACCAGGCGCTGGTCGTTGCAAGTGGCGTCGCCCTGGTCGGTCTCGCCGTCGTTGGCGGAATTGCTCTGACCGGCAACCTGTTCGTGTTGGTCGCCTACCAGCAACGTGAGACGCTCTCGGCGCTGCACGCGCTGGGGCTGTCGAGAGCGTTCCTTGCGGGGCTGATCGGTATCCAGGGTGCGCTCATCGGTCTCCTCGGCGGCGTCGTTGCGCTCCTGGCAACGCCCGTGCTCGCCGCCGCCCTCAATCGGCTCTCGACGGCTGTACTCGGATTCGAGCGGCTCGTCCGGACCGGGCTTGAGATCTACGTCCTCGGACTGGCGGTTGCGCTCGTCGTCGGGACGGCTGTTGCACTCGGCGCGGGCTGGTATGCCGGACGGGCGGTGACGGTTACATCGGTTAGAACGTGA
- a CDS encoding class I SAM-dependent methyltransferase codes for MADDPENLIDVPVAKRAKGIFNWYQGSRMEDFDTLIGNHHTGGGRAASVACGDGQFEAQYLDNRFEEIIGVEFDNERVQTAKSRGVDTICQAVPPLPFEDWSLDAVVSLSSVEHFPDERQYVEEVVRCLRPGGTFYLNMPIEVGIGGLLRFFGKNVVHPTCSKYPDSWRRFIDYSIEEFRKQTPRDKHGTGHRYYNYTYLVDDLRELFDEVEIYGWPNRWAGPCNVAYFARATRPQKRLING; via the coding sequence ATGGCTGATGATCCGGAGAATCTAATTGACGTTCCCGTAGCGAAGCGGGCAAAGGGAATATTCAACTGGTATCAGGGTTCACGAATGGAGGATTTCGATACGTTGATTGGAAATCACCACACCGGTGGAGGAAGGGCAGCATCAGTTGCCTGTGGTGATGGTCAATTCGAAGCACAGTATCTCGATAATCGATTCGAGGAGATTATCGGCGTTGAATTCGATAATGAGCGGGTACAGACGGCTAAAAGTCGGGGAGTTGATACGATTTGCCAAGCGGTGCCTCCCCTTCCGTTCGAGGATTGGTCTCTTGACGCGGTCGTCTCGTTAAGTTCAGTTGAACATTTTCCGGATGAACGCCAGTACGTAGAGGAGGTCGTTCGATGTCTTCGCCCTGGTGGAACCTTCTATCTCAACATGCCGATTGAGGTTGGAATTGGCGGATTGTTGCGCTTCTTTGGAAAAAACGTCGTCCATCCCACTTGTAGCAAGTATCCGGATTCGTGGCGCCGGTTCATTGATTACTCGATAGAAGAGTTCCGTAAGCAGACCCCGCGGGATAAACACGGAACGGGTCATAGGTATTATAATTATACCTATCTCGTCGATGACCTCAGAGAACTGTTTGACGAAGTAGAAATATATGGGTGGCCAAACCGATGGGCAGGCCCCTGTAACGTGGCCTATTTCGCTCGAGCGACGAGACCGCAAAAGAGGCTTATAAATGGGTAA